One window of Theropithecus gelada isolate Dixy chromosome 4, Tgel_1.0, whole genome shotgun sequence genomic DNA carries:
- the PRR18 gene encoding proline-rich protein 18, translated as MPFPPVQPQTAPAPGAQAARHLPRRPCAAGDKKRPPQRPEGLLSSSWPSATLKRPPARRGPGRDRTQLPAPPGVSPQASPCRALNPATCAQPRPAGSGHSPARTTYAATSAGTGTTAAGTSLGTGAGPDTAARFSLNLTPEAVLVIQRRHLEKQLLARPRRPFPSPSAEPRRLLTPCPRARAAGLRRGGPASDPDASPAAGLGRRDPPPRAQLLSGGLQVPQLSPRSGALRPMLKVSLLNERHRYDDVEYEEEPEAVDEGLVRKCTEWLRGVESAAAARGRAGALDSRRHLSTL; from the coding sequence ATGCCCTTCCCTCCCGTGCAGCCGCAGACCGCCCCTGCACCGGGGGCCCAAGCCGCGCGCCACTTACCCCGGAGGCCCTGCGCCGCGGGGGACAAGAAGAGGCCCCCACAGCGGCCCGAGGGGctcctctccagctcctggcccTCCGCCACGCTCAAGAGGCCCCCGGCCCGGCGCGGCCCCGGCCGGGACAGGACGCAGCTGCCGGCCCCTCCGGGCGTCTCCCCCCAGGCCTCGCCCTGCCGCGCGCTGAACCCAGCCACGTGCGCCCAGCCCCGGCCAGCCGGCTCCGGCCACAGCCCAGCGAGGACCACCTACGCGGCGACCTCGGCAGGGACGGGGACCACCGCCGCAGGGACCTCCTTGGGGACGGGGGCCGGTCCTGACACCGCTGCGCGCTTCTCCCTGAACCTCACCCCCGAGGCCGTCCTGGTCATCCAGAGGCGTCATCTGGAGAAGCAGCTGCTGGCGCGGCCTCGCAGGCCCTTCCCCTCACCCTCGGCCGAACCCAGGCGCCTACTCACTCCCTGTCCCCGGGCCAGGGCCGCGGGCCTGCGGAGGGGCGGCCCCGCCAGCGACCCCGACGCGTCCCCAGCAGCTGGCCTGGGCCGCCGCGACCCTCCGCCCCGCGCCCAGCTGCTGTCCGGCGGCCTGCAGGTTCCCCAGCTCAGCCCGCGGTCCGGGGCCCTGCGCCCGATGCTCAAGGTGTCGCTGCTCAACGAGCGGCACAGGTACGACGACGTGGAGTACGAGGAGGAGCCGGAGGCGGTGGACGAGGGCCTGGTGCGCAAGTGCACGGAGTGGCTGCGCGGTGTGGAGTCGGCGGCTGCAGCCCGGGGCCGGGCCGGGGCCCTGGACTCACGGCGGCACCTGAGCACGCTGTGA